In Melitaea cinxia chromosome 11, ilMelCinx1.1, whole genome shotgun sequence, a genomic segment contains:
- the LOC123657844 gene encoding autophagy-related protein 16-1-like: MEGGEWRNSIISQLHARNKRETNSFQDIITFQSRLFDNVSTLKNENLQLTLLNERIKFTNTESVLSSGGAGSNERIQALEQKILSQQEELTSLHRRRGESAQQIINLNAKVHDLEKSVQAKDVIISENTALIASLRAEIQLYETNMNELQALNQVLRDEHQALQIAFAAIEEKLRKTQDENRSLVERLIKYKAKDADKMNEENEHFLKSSNPTAFFINTFGRVSFGKKSDKVRKELEEAAREGGSRSSGSGGSTDDKIMDSMPYYAASLPNKVALRFDAHEGEVNAVKWSPTDRLVATGGADRKVKLWDVSKLGLVENKGTLVGSNAGVMSVDFDATGAYIVGASNDFASRVWTVGDQRLRVSGDISITRFLYP, translated from the exons ATGGAAGGTGGAGAGTGGAGAAATTCTATAATAAGTCAACTTCATGCTCGTAATAAACGAGAAACAAACTCCTTTCAAGATATCATAACTTTTC aAAGCCGACTTTTTGATAATGttagtacattaaaaaatgaGAATCTGCAGCTCACTTTATTAAACGAAAGAATAAAGTTCACAAACACAGAAAGTGTATTATCCAGTGGAG GCGCTGGTTCTAACGAGAGGATACAAGCTTTAGAACAAAAGATTCTTTCTCAACAAGAGGAACTAACTTCTTTGCACAGAAGGCGCGGGGAGAGTGCACAgcaaataatcaatttaaatgcAAAAGTACATGATTTAGAAAAAAGTGTACAAGCTAAAGATGTTAT AATTTCAGAAAATACAGCATTGATAGCGTCACTTAGAGCAGAAATTCAATTGTATGAAACAAATATGAATGAGTTACAAGCACTAAATCAAGTGTTAAGAGATGAACATCAAGCATTACAAATTGCATTTGCAGCTATTGAAGAAAAATTAAGGAAAACGCAG GATGAAAATCGATCGCTTGTTGAAAGACTCATTAAGTACAAAGCCAAAGATGCGGACAAAATGAACGAAGAAAATGAACATTTCCTAAA GTCAAGCAACCCTACTGCGTTTTTCATCAACACGTTTGGTAGAGTTAGTTTCGG GAAAAAAAGTGACAAAGTTCGAAAAGAGCTAGAAGAAGCGGCCAGAGAAGGTGGTAGTAGGAGTAGCGGTTCAGGGGGTAGCACAGACGACAAGATCATGGATTCAATGCCATACTACGCTGCTTCACTACCCAATAAAGTGGCATTGAGATTT GACGCACACGAAGGTGAAGTAAACGCAGTGAAATGGAGTCCGACTGATCGCCTCGTTGCCACCGGCGGAGCTGATAGGAAAGTCAAACTATGGGATGTGTCTAAAC TTGGATTAGTTGAAAACAAAGGGACGTTAGTCGGTTCAAACGCGGGCGTGATGTCAGTGGACTTCGATGCCACTGGTGCGTACATCGTAGGAGCTTCCAATGATTTCGCGAGCCGCGTGTGGACGGTCGGCGACCAACGGCTAAGGGTAAGTGGAGATATATCAATAACCCGGTTCTTATATCCctaa